The Centroberyx gerrardi isolate f3 chromosome 7, fCenGer3.hap1.cur.20231027, whole genome shotgun sequence genome contains a region encoding:
- the stk17al gene encoding serine/threonine kinase 17a like — MPDSTTMSNNGMVTKIHTRIRTDDFTANYELVGRELGRGKFAVVKKCIEKATGKEHAAKFLRKRRTGKDCRMDIINEIAVLESAKANPYVVALHEVYETNSEIILVLECAAGGEIFNQCVADDDEAFTEKDVIRLARQILTGVSCLHRSNVVHLDLKPQNILLTSSRPLGDIRIVDFGLSRRMDNVTEVREILGTPEYVAPEILSYEPISTATDMWSIGVLTYVMLTGESPFLGNNKQETYLNISQVNVDFSQVTFEGISSLAVDFIKSLLVKNPRKRATAEDCLKHPWLTSLPHPHPHPHPHPHLHARPASSLDEPETSQSESEPESPAPSPELDLLGSYLTCPGQGELKTGRDAFSFAEPPFPTRPEIPQELIC; from the exons GGGAAAGTTTGCGGTGGTGAAGAAGTGCATCGAGAAGGCAACAGGGAAGGAGCATGCTGCCAAGTTCCTGCGAAAGCGCCGGACGGGCAAGGACTGTCGCATGGACATCATAAACGAGATTGCAGTGCTGGAGTCGGCCAAGGCAAACCCCTACGTGGTGGCGCTGCACGAGGTCTACGAAACCAACTCCGAAATCATCCTTGTTCTGGAGTG CGCTGCCGGCGGAGAAATCTTCAACCAGTGTGTTGCCGATGACGACGAGGCCTTCACAGAGAAGGATGTGATCAGGCTGGCCAGGCAGATCCTAACCGGTGTGTCCTGCCTGCACCGGAGCAATGTGGTCCATCTGGATCTAAAA CCACAGAACATCCTGCTGACCAGCTCCAGACCTCTGGGAGACATTCGCATCGTGGACTTTGGCTTGTCCAGACGCATGGACAACGTCACAGAGGTCAGGGAGATCTTGGGCACTCCAGAGTATGTGG CCCCAGAGATCCTGAGCTACGAACCCATCAGCACTGCAACAGACATGTG GAGTATCGGGGTCCTGACCTACGTCATGCTGACCGGCGAGTCTCCCTTCCTGGGGAACAACAAGCAGGAGACATACCTCAACATCTCCCAGGTCAACGTGGACTTCTCCCAGGTCACCTTCGAGGGCATCTCCTCCCTGGCTGTGGACTTCATCAAGTCCCTGCTGGTCAAAAACCCCAG gaagAGAGCCACGGCAGAAGACTGCCTCAAGCACCCCTGGCTCACCTCGctcccccatccccacccccacccgcaCCCGCACCCCCACCTCCACGCCAGGCCCGCCTCCTCGCTGGACGAGCCGGAGACCAGCCAGTCGGAGTCGGAGCCGGAGAGCCCCGCTCCCTCCCCCGAGCTGGACTTGCTGGGCTCGTACCTGACGTGCCCGGGCCAGGGCGAGCTGAAGACGGGCCGCGACGCCTTCTCCTTCGCCGAGCCCCCCTTCCCCACGCGACCCGAGATCCCGCAGGAGCTCATCTGCTGA